One genomic window of Quercus lobata isolate SW786 chromosome 9, ValleyOak3.0 Primary Assembly, whole genome shotgun sequence includes the following:
- the LOC115961557 gene encoding uncharacterized protein LOC115961557, whose product METIKQAKIEAIRNKKKLTGKDGKEKNQDYLPYTYLMSESVDMWTQSHDGGRRFGAMTTNISECFNGVLKGARGLPIAALVEFTWNKLVSYFHDRRKEYLFELSEGKKWSKYAFSKWDENKSKSEKHYLKPFNNEELIFQIVTQLNTCSAGGGNHSYEVRLLERTCSCGKWQNIGIPCSHAIRVCDYLNIDSTTYIHPCYGLNNAINTYEHAFVVPKSPALWRDPIGPKWLPNLALLRAKGRPVKSRIRNEMDGVRNKDREPRWRREDADLIES is encoded by the coding sequence ATGGAGACCATTAAGCAGGCGAAAATTGAGGCCATTAGAAATAAGAAGAAGTTGACGGGGAAGGATGGCAAGgaaaagaatcaagattatcTTCCATACACATACCTAATGAGCGAGTCTGTGGATATGTGGACccagtcacatgatggtggGAGACGTTttggggcaatgacaaccaatataTCAGAATGCTTCAATGGTGTATTGAAAGGTGCACGGGGCCTTCCTATTGCCGCGTTGGTTGAGTTCACTTGGAACAAACTTGTCAGTTATTTCCACGACCGTCGCAAAGAATACCTTTTTGAGTTATCAGAGGGTAAGAAATGGAGTAAATATGCCTTCTCCAAGTGGGATGAGAATAAGAGTAAATCTGAGAAACATTATCTCAAGCCATTTAACAATGAAGAGCTGATATTTCAAATAGTTACCCAACTCAACACGTGTAGTGCAGGAGGGGGAAACCACAGTTATGAAGTTCGGTTACTGGAAAGAACATGCAGTTGTGGGAAATGGCAAAACATAGGGATCCCGTGTTCACATGCAATCAGAGTATGTGactatttaaatattgattCGACCACATATATTCACCCGTGTTATGGTTTGAACAATGCCATTAACACTTATGAGCATGCATTTGTGGTTCCTAAGTCTCCGGCCTTGTGGAGGGATCCCATAGGGCCAAAGTGGTTGCCTAATCTAGCATTGTTGCGGGCCAAAGGTCGACCAGTGAAGTCGAGAATAAGGAATGAGATGGATGGAGTGAGGAATAAGGATCGAGAACCGAGATGGCGGAGGGAGGATGCAGATTTGATAGAGAGTTAG